Proteins from a single region of Nitrospira sp.:
- a CDS encoding nicotinate-nucleotide adenylyltransferase, translated as MNFPTSQHSALRTPHLASHRLGLLGGSFNPIHNGHLAIAHRVYERLHLSRVLFIPTGNPPHKQSRSLAPAQARLDMVKLAIAESPFFELSTIEIDRVGKSYSIDTVREVQAQYGPSWKLFFIIGLDAFLEFSTWRSPETLLRLCHFVIVPRPGQSFQSLSKMPLLSNLNAQALRQLDLGLLDQVELPVPDSSGLTCVALPPCLISASEIRKRVQCGGPLANMLPPSVESYILQQRLYQEDRNRTHI; from the coding sequence ATGAACTTCCCCACATCGCAGCACTCCGCACTCCGCACTCCGCACCTTGCTTCACATCGTCTCGGGCTTCTCGGCGGCAGCTTCAACCCCATTCACAACGGCCACCTCGCGATCGCCCATCGGGTGTATGAACGGTTGCACCTCTCTCGAGTCCTCTTTATTCCGACCGGCAACCCGCCCCACAAGCAGAGCAGATCGCTGGCCCCCGCGCAAGCTCGACTCGACATGGTCAAGCTTGCCATCGCGGAATCTCCCTTTTTCGAGCTATCGACGATTGAGATCGATCGGGTCGGCAAATCATACTCAATTGACACAGTCCGTGAGGTCCAAGCGCAGTATGGTCCGTCATGGAAACTGTTCTTTATCATCGGGTTAGATGCTTTTCTTGAGTTTTCCACCTGGAGATCCCCTGAGACACTCTTGCGACTCTGCCATTTTGTGATTGTCCCTCGTCCTGGACAATCATTCCAATCCCTCAGCAAAATGCCCCTACTGTCCAACCTGAATGCACAAGCCCTTAGGCAATTGGATCTTGGCCTCTTAGACCAGGTGGAACTCCCCGTTCCAGACTCCTCTGGTCTCACATGTGTAGCCCTTCCCCCCTGTCTGATCTCTGCCTCAGAGATCAGGAAGAGGGTGCAATGCGGTGGACCGCTGGCAAATATGTTGCCCCCCTCAGTGGAATCTTATATACTTCAGCAGAGGCTTTATCAGGAGGACCGTAATCGCACGCACATCTAA